The proteins below come from a single Triticum aestivum cultivar Chinese Spring chromosome 5D, IWGSC CS RefSeq v2.1, whole genome shotgun sequence genomic window:
- the LOC123126056 gene encoding uncharacterized protein → MAMAARCNTPSVNLLSLLLLLSSALFVAADDNSVKDACSKAPDQQFCVAFLSGIPGSRTVDARGLAELGIRAAAKIGAAEGTAARTQLNLVTIKGPQWQCMDSCVADVEEAVSHLDVDRGKGGVTAIDDAKFNDARDYVESAEKDGLTWNCDQCRDGLTAPVKTGLLPKGNEFEKVMGAVTALIKRAGGSAAPAPAPGPS, encoded by the coding sequence ATGGCCATGGCGGCGCGTTGCAACACGCCTAGTGTCAACCTCctatccctcctcctcctcctctccagcgccCTGTTCGTCGCCGCCGACGACAACTCCGTCAAGGACGCCTGCTCCAAGGCGCCGGACCAGCAGTTCTGCGTGGCCTTCCTGTCGGGCATCCCGGGGAGCAGGACGGTGGACGCGCGCGGGCTGGCGGAGCTGGGCATCCGCGCCGCCGCCAAGATCGGCGCCGCAGAGGGCACCGCCGCGCGCACACAGCTGAACCTGGTCACCATCAAAGGCCCGCAGTGGCAGTGCATGGACTCGTGCGTCGCCGACGTGGAGGAGGCCGTCTCCCACCTCGACGTCGACAGGGGCAAGGGCGGCGTCACCGCCATCGACGACGCCAAGTTCAACGACGCGCGCGACTACGTGGAGAGCGCCGAGAAGGACGGGCTGACGTGGAACTGCGACCAGTGCCGGGATGGCCTCACGGCGCCCGTCAAGACCGGGCTGCTACCGAAAGGCAACGAGTTCGAGAAGGTCATGGGGGCCGTCACGGCCCTCATCAAGCGGGCCGGCGGGAgcgccgcgccggcgccggcgcccggcCCGTCCTGA
- the LOC123126057 gene encoding uncharacterized protein, whose product MATRRSSTGGSHVSSLLVLLFLASASSFLLGARAKGPVVDVKASCAKTDGPITCNSFLGPEPDTKTADARGLAEIAMRVTAKLGGLVGAYARRELDLVKDNPTWQCLDECAEDIEDALSHLDDALGGVNDAQFDQVRQYIDLSEQDTWSCDETCRETPPSPVKTELLRKNLEFERMMNVTRQLIKLADGGASPVPPKPAILP is encoded by the coding sequence ATGGCCACGCGCCGCAGCAGCACGGGCGGCTCCcacgtctcctccctcctcgtcctTCTCTTCCTCGCCTCCGCCTCGTCCTTCCTCCTCGGCGCCCGCGCCAAAGGCCCCGTCGTGGACGTCAAGGCGTCCTGCGCCAAGACGGACGGCCCGATCACCTGCAACTCCTTCCTCGGGCCCGAGCCGGACACCAAGACGGCGGACGCGCGCGGGCTGGCGGAGATCGCCATGAGGGTCACCGCCAAGCTCGGCGGCTTGGTGGGGGCCTACGCGCGCCGCGAGCTGGACCTGGTCAAGGACAACCCGACGTGGCAGTGCCTGGACGAGTGCGCCGAGGACATCGAGGACGCGCTGTCGCACCTGGACGACGCCCTGGGCGGCGTCAACGACGCCCAGTTCGACCAGGTCCGCCAGTACATCGACCTCTCCGAGCAGGACACATGGTCCTGCGACGAGACCTGCCGGGAGACGCCGCCCAGCCCGGTCAAGACCGAGCTGCTCCGCAAGAACCTCGAGTTCGAGAGGATGATGAACGTTACCCGCCAGCTCATCAAGCTCGCCGACGGGGGCGCCTCGCCGGTGCCGCCGAAACCCGCTATTCTGCCATGA